Part of the Chrysemys picta bellii isolate R12L10 unplaced genomic scaffold, ASM1138683v2 scaf2425, whole genome shotgun sequence genome is shown below.
ATGAGCctctctggacaccaaagtggACAGAGCCAGCAAACCCTGTGCCCACCCCTCAGAGGTCAAGACGCAGAACAGGAAGCATAAAAGCCCGaccccagagctcacttgaaACTCAGCCACTGGAGAAACGAGACGCCTGTGGCGTAGCTCCCAGTGGGGAGACCCCAAGGAGCTGCCAAACCAAACgctcgccagctaccccgaggagtcCATGGTGTGTGACCCTGTGTAGGATGCCATCCGGATCCAGGTATCTCTAAAGGGGgcggtaggaagtagcccgggggcagccaacTCTGGTCTGGCTGCAACACtaccagagccaatgtcagtgtcttgcggtcaggatccccactgacacagcagcgggccttctgccactgctagggccccgggctgggatgcaaaggagtgggtgggcctgtgtccccctgccacccaccttgCAGCTGgtagtctccccctctccccggctgCTCATAGCCAGAAGCCTGAGGTTTGCTGTTCAAccgtttgctcagcccctgcctgagggcctgagccactgactgtttgttgccccaccctgacccagggaCTGGGCCTGCTAATACTTAACCTGTTTGCTGAactcctgcctgagggcctgagctactgactgttCGCCACAAGCCAGGCTAATTCCCCGACACCTCTGACCAAAGTAGCGAGGCGGtctggctccccgccaccccagagGGGTACGAGCCCCAGCCGAACTGCCCTacatatccatcaaaattataaagcaTAAACATTGAGTTCTGACATGCCTAAGTAATATGCGCTCAGTGTTCTGCAGTCACTCACCCAACTTAGGTCAACAGTGACCAACCTGTGACCAGTGCTGGCAACTAGAAACAACAAAACACCCCTTGGTAAGTGACTGTGAGAACCAACCCAGGGACCATAGACAATTTCAGGAGGAACAAACATGCCCAGAGTGTCAATAATGTTCATGACCCAACCATATGTTGTCAGAACCAGGATCTCACCTGGAGTGGCTCTCACAAGCTAAGAGGGCTGCAGCATGGGCAGGATTTCAAAAAGCAACTACCAAAATTCTCCATACGCTACAGGGGTTAAGGAGGGATGCTTTTCCCATACAGTCAGTGCTGTCCCCAATGTCCCAGTGTGGCACTAAGGGGTGCTGTGCAGAAGGGATGGGGCTGCCGTAGCATCATGTAGGGGAGCGCTATGCTGCAGGGAGCAAGGTGGGAGCTTACTAGAGGGCACAGTCCCTTTGCAGTCAATGCTGACCCAAATGccccagcagaatgtattttctgtggggaaaaaaattatgcGTAGCACATGAATTCTGTGCGTTACAGTGCcacagaattccccaggagtacCCCTTGGAGTCGGGGCTGACCCAAATGCCCCAGCACGGTGCTGTGCTGCAGTGAATGCTGGATTTCACATTAGAAACAACCAACTCATAGGCCCTGCTTCTCACTGAacatcccaaagcactttctCTCATCATTGGGGTGTGTTTCCCCAGTCACCTGGCCAAACACTCTCTTCAGTTATTCCATTCTGCCCCATCTTCTAAAATCCACTTATATTTTCTTTGGACACAGGATTCCTGATTCACTTCCTGGTACccacctgtcccaccccagaggtggctgcagttgAGCAATCACGGAGGTTATGTCCCTAAAGCCCTTATGCGGTTTACCCAGCTGGGTGTCTGTTTCCAAACATCTTGGCTCCTCCCCAACAGTCCCACCCGGCCGTACCAGATCCCCCTTCCCCTGTGTGTGCACAGCCTCATGAGGACACAGATTCGAAGATAAATAATCCCAGTGGTTGCTCCCTGGCTGTTATTCTCAGCATTGGAGATTTCCTGTTTGCTCCAGCATCCCCCGTTCACCTTCGTGCTGAACCGAGAGACACGACTGTGAGTGTGCCCAGGAGAAGGGCAGGTGAGTCTGTGCtacccagagccccactgcctcaGAGCTAGGGACAGAGGGGTCCAGAGAGTGAATAAAGTGGAAGAACAGCGGGAATTGGGATCAATCTAAATAATTACCCATCTACTACCATTTCCACAGACCCCACTCTTACAGCTGGGGAGGGAAACCAGGAGTACAGACTCCCAGCCTCCCTCTCCTCCGCCGCTCTagtccactagaccccactgccctcttagAGATAGTGTCAGctggtggaactctttgccagaggatgttgtgaaggccaacactataacaaggatcaaaaaagaactagataagttcatggaaagaCAGATCcaccaatgactattagccaggatgggcagggacggtacccctaggctctgtttgccagaatctggagtgggcgacaggggatagatcacttgataatcacctgttctgttcattccctcgggggcacctggcattggccactgtgggaagacaggacactgggccagatggacctttggtctgacctagtgtggccgttcttatgttcttatggttgaTGCTGATCAGGGAgctcagcagggagctggagcatGAACAGAAAAGACCAGGGGACTGTATTTCTTAACGGGGATCTAGGCTGATGTAGGGAGCTACCTCCTGCTGTCTGGATTTAGGTggctgggactggaagggagccaGTGCCCTCTAGAAGGGAAAAACCCCAGATCCCGTTTCCTATAACTCcctcctggggcgggggggtttccCTTCCAGCTGCTGCAATGCTGGGAGTCCTCCCTGCGCTCCCCTGCctgttcctcctctccctgccaagCTTCAGCTCTGGCTCCAATGACAACGGCACCGTGGTGCTCACCACCAGTGGCCCCATCCGGGGCAAGCGCCTCCAGGCTGGCTCCAGCACAGTGACGGCCTTCCTGGGCATCCCCTACGCCGAGCCCCCCGTGGGGACCTTGCGCTTCCAGAAACCGCTTCCCCACCAGCCCTGGAGCCAAATCCTGGAAACCACCAGCTTCGGCAATGTCTGCCACCAGCCTCCGCTTCCTAGTTACCCTGAGACCAAATTATTGACACCCACCACGCCGCAATCTGAGGACTGCCTCTTCCTCAATGTCTGGGTGCCCCATCCCCGGCCCCCTACACCAGCCCCCATCCTCATCTGGATCCACGGCGGTGGGTTCTTCACCGGGGCAGCCTCCGTTGAGATCTATGATGGGCGCTTTTTAGCAGCAACCGGGAAAATGATCGTGGCCTCCATGAACTAccggctgggggcgctgggcttTTTGTCTCTGCCCCCGGCCGCCCCGGGGAATGCCGGCCTGTGGGACCAGCGCCTGGCGCTGCGCTGGCTGCGGGACAATGCAGCCGCCTTTGGTGGGGATCCAGCCCACGTGATGCTTTCCGGCCATGGCTCTGGGGCTGCGTCAGTCGGCTTCCACCTCCTCTCCCCGGGGAGCCGGCCCCTCTTCACCCGCGCCATGCTGCAGAGCGGATCCCCGACAGGACCCTTGGCTTCAAGTTCGCTTGAGGAGGccaaggagagaggccagaggcTGGGCCAGCTGCTGGGCTGCACCGATAGCGATGACACGGCCTTGGTGGGCTGCCTGCAGGGGAAAGAACCCGGGGAGTTCCCCAAACACGAGTTCTCCATC
Proteins encoded:
- the LOC101936986 gene encoding acetylcholinesterase-like; the encoded protein is MLGVLPALPCLFLLSLPSFSSGSNDNGTVVLTTSGPIRGKRLQAGSSTVTAFLGIPYAEPPVGTLRFQKPLPHQPWSQILETTSFGNVCHQPPLPSYPETKLLTPTTPQSEDCLFLNVWVPHPRPPTPAPILIWIHGGGFFTGAASVEIYDGRFLAATGKMIVASMNYRLGALGFLSLPPAAPGNAGLWDQRLALRWLRDNAAAFGGDPAHVMLSGHGSGAASVGFHLLSPGSRPLFTRAMLQSGSPTGPLASSSLEEAKERGQRLGQLLGCTDSDDTALVGCLQGKEPGEFPKHEFSILRHRELLGLPFVPTTDGDFLPDSPSRLLQAKQSQPIPIAAGFTANEGSYLLLFSAPTLQLQNASNVGMEELLLVLKLMVPGAPEGAVQAVARWYSQEGEKQGEAQYRWAMEQIVGDYIILCPVAELTRLETEAGNPVFAYSFNQRPSGLSTAEWTGVPHGSELLYQFGTLWSLAGANSTHTEAEEVLSRTMMQWTAEFARTG